The sequence TTCCATCATCTCCTCCGCGGAGTGAACAACGGCGCCCGGCTCTACGCGGTGGATCCCCGCCGGACGAGCTCGGCCGAGTGGGCGGACGTCTGGCTGGGGCTCGACGTCGGATCGGACATCGCCCTCGCCAACGCCGTCGGCCGCGAGATCATCGCCTCCGGCCTCGAGCATCGCGAGTTCATCGCCCGGGCGACGTCCGGCTTCGATGCCTACCGGGCGAAGGTCGAGCCGTACACGCTCGAGTACGCCGAGCGCGAGACGGGCGTCCCGGCGGACGCCATCCGGGACCTCGCCCACGCGTACGCCACGGCCGACAAGGCGATGATCTGCTGGACCCTCGGCATCACCGAACACCACAACGCCGTCGACAACGTCCTCGCGCTCATCGACCTCGCGCTGCTCACCGGCCACGTCGGCCGCTATGGGAGCGGCGTGAACCCGCTCCGTGGCCAGAACAACGTCCAGGGCGGCGGGGACATGGGAGCGCTGCCGGACCGGCTGCCCGGTTTCCAGTACGTCGAGAACGACGCGCTCCGGGCGAAGTTCGACCGGGAATGGGGCGTGCCGGTGCCGCCGAAGCGCGGCTGGCACATGTCCGGGATGTTCGATGCGATGGACCGCGGCGAGCTCAGCGCCCTCTACGTCATCGGCGAGAACCCGATGCAGTCGGAGGCGGACCAGCACCGGACACGGCGGCTCCTCGAAGGGCTCGAGTTCATCGTGGTCCAGGACATCTTCCTCACGAAGACCGCCGAGATCGCCGACGTCGTCCTGCCGGCCACAGCCGCCTGGGCCGAAGCCGAGGGGACGGTGACGAACTCCGAGCGCCGGGTCCAGCGCGTCCGCAAGGCGCTCGAACCGCCCGGGGAGGCCCGCGACGACCTGTGGATCGTCTACGAGCTCGCCCGCCGGATGGGAAGCGACTGGGGCGAGGCGTCCGCCGAGCGGACATGGGACGAGGTCCGACGGCTGGCGCCGCCGTTCGCCGGGATGAGCTACCGCCGCCTCGAGGAGCTCGGCGGGATCCAGTGGCCGTGCTACGACGAGACGCATCCGGGCGAGCTCTTCCTCCACAGCCGCCTGTGGGAGGATCCCGTCCCGGGCAACCGGGCGCCGTTCGTCGCGGTCGACCACGACCCACCGGTCGATCGCCTGACGGAGGACTTCCCGGTCCGCCTCACGACAGGCCGCCGGCTCGACTCGTACAACACCGGCGTGCAGTCCGGCGGATACCGGTCGCCGCTCCGTCGGGGCGAGTCTCTCGACCTGTCGCCGGAGGACATCGCGACCTACGGGCTCGAGAGCGGCGAGCGCGTCCGTGTGATCTCGCGGCGGGGCGAGCTCGTCGCGCCGGTGCGGATCGACCCGTCGCTCCGGGCCGGCCTCGCGTTCATGACGCTCCATTTCCAGGACGACGTCGCGACGAACCTCCTGACGATCGACGCGACGGACCCGAAATCCGGCACGGCCGAGTTCAAGGCGACGGCGATCCGGATCGAGAAGCTGCCGGTCGCCCTCGCGACGGCCTCGGCTCGCGCCGGCTGACGGCCGATGGCAGTTCGGCTCATCCGCACGATCGGAACGCTCGTCGCGGTCGCGGCGATCGCGGGCTGCGGCTCGACCTCGATCTCCCTGGCCCAGCCGTCGCCAACCGGGGTCGCCGGACCGAGCGCGTCCGTCGCACCGGGCGCTCCATCGGGAGCGCCGTCCGGGGCGCCCGGACCCTCGCCGATCGTCGGTCCGACCGCGTCGCCCTCCTCCAACCCATCGCCCTCCTCCCGACCGAGCGCGTCCCCGGCCGTGGCGTTCACGCCGACCGCCGTGACGTTCGTGTCGGCGAACGACGGCTGGGTCATCGGCACTGTTCCCTGCTCGGCCGGTTCGTGCCTCGCCGTCAGGCGCACGACGGATGGCGGTCGGACGTGGACCGCTGCGCCGGCGCCTGCCGCGGTGCCGTCGGCCGGGATCGGGCAGCCCGGCGTGTCGTCCATCCGGTTCGCCGACCCGCTCGACGGCTGGTCATTCGGATCGAGCCTGTGGGCGACGCACGATGGCGGGGCGACCTGGCATCCCACGTCCGTGCCGGGCCTGCCGGCGGACTCCGTCATGGGACTTGAGGCTTCCGGCGGCACCGTCACCGCTCTCGTCGCGGATACCGCTGGCGCGATCCGGCTCGCGACGAGCCCGGTCGCCACGGACGCCTGGCACGTGACCGGGCCGGCGGTCAGCCTGGGCGCCGGGCCCGTCCCGCGCCCGAACCTCGTCCTGAGCCGCTCCGCCGGCTGGCTCCTCGAGGTCGATCGGACAGTGATCGCACCCGGCGCCCGCCTCGTCGGTGGCACGTGGCGGACCTGGCAGCCGCCCTGCGCGACGGCGAACGGACCGGCGCTCCTCGCCGCCGCGGACGCCTCCAATCTCGTCGCCGCGTGCGATGCCGGCGTCTGGGGACCACCGTCGGGCGGCTTGCCGATGGGCGCTCACCTCTACCTCTCCCGCGACGGCGGCCTGACCTTCACGCTCGTCGCCGGCACGCTTCCACTCGGCTACCCGTCGTGGATCGCGATGCCGACGGCGACCACGATCGCGATCGCCGGCACTCGGACCAGTGGCAGCGCGATCGCGATCTCCGCGGACAGCGGGCGGACCTGGCGGGTCGTGACCGTGGGTTCGGCGACTGAGGCGATCACGTATCTCGGCTTCACGACCGCGACCCAGGGCGTCGCGATCGCGACCGACCAGGCCGGCGGCGGGCGGCTGCTCATGACCCGCGATGGCGGGAGGAGCTGGTCGCCGGTCGCCTTCTGAGCGGGAGCGGCTCTCAGGCGGGCGAGACGACCGGCAGGCCGAGGGCGCGCGCGGCGGCGGCGAGGCGCAGGTCGTAGGTGACGAAGGCGGCCAGGTCGGCCCCGAGTGTGAGTGCGGTGGCGAGATGGATCGCGTTGAGCGTGCGCAATTCGGGCGGCTCGAGGCTCGACGCCCGCTCGGCGATGTGGGCCGCCACCGCGATGACCTCGACGGACGCCACGATCCTCTCGAGGTGGCCCGGGTCGTGCGGCCGCCGCGCGGTGGCTCGCCGGGTCTCGACGATCCCGATGAGGCTGGTCATCACCCGCTCGCTCTCGACGTACCACCGCTGCATCTCCGCCGACCCGGGCTCCTCCACGGCGAGCTTCACGAGCGCCGAGGCATCCGCGTAGGTGACCGCGGTCACCGGTCGTCCTCGTCGCGCATCTCCTGGAGGATCTCGCTGATAGGTCGACCGGGGATCTTCGGCGGCGGAGGAAGCGTCCGATGGTCCATCGTCGCCGGCGTGATGGCTCCCTCAGCGATGAGGCGGGCAAGGCCGATCAGCGGCTCCGGGCGTCGCGGTTCGAGGCGCGCG is a genomic window of Chloroflexota bacterium containing:
- a CDS encoding type II toxin-antitoxin system prevent-host-death family antitoxin, translated to MSEKGGPPARVGVRELRQNLSVYLDRVKAGESLEVTEHGVPVARLEPRRPEPLIGLARLIAEGAITPATMDHRTLPPPPKIPGRPISEILQEMRDEDDR
- a CDS encoding molybdopterin-dependent oxidoreductase, whose protein sequence is MLRPATWDEALNRTVTGLQAAKAAHGPTTFGLFSCSKATNEVNFAAQKFSRTVLGSNNIDSCNRTUHAPSVAGLATIFGAGGGTSSYREAEETDLIVLWGSNARETHPIFFHHLLRGVNNGARLYAVDPRRTSSAEWADVWLGLDVGSDIALANAVGREIIASGLEHREFIARATSGFDAYRAKVEPYTLEYAERETGVPADAIRDLAHAYATADKAMICWTLGITEHHNAVDNVLALIDLALLTGHVGRYGSGVNPLRGQNNVQGGGDMGALPDRLPGFQYVENDALRAKFDREWGVPVPPKRGWHMSGMFDAMDRGELSALYVIGENPMQSEADQHRTRRLLEGLEFIVVQDIFLTKTAEIADVVLPATAAWAEAEGTVTNSERRVQRVRKALEPPGEARDDLWIVYELARRMGSDWGEASAERTWDEVRRLAPPFAGMSYRRLEELGGIQWPCYDETHPGELFLHSRLWEDPVPGNRAPFVAVDHDPPVDRLTEDFPVRLTTGRRLDSYNTGVQSGGYRSPLRRGESLDLSPEDIATYGLESGERVRVISRRGELVAPVRIDPSLRAGLAFMTLHFQDDVATNLLTIDATDPKSGTAEFKATAIRIEKLPVALATASARAG
- a CDS encoding type II toxin-antitoxin system VapC family toxin, producing MTAVTYADASALVKLAVEEPGSAEMQRWYVESERVMTSLIGIVETRRATARRPHDPGHLERIVASVEVIAVAAHIAERASSLEPPELRTLNAIHLATALTLGADLAAFVTYDLRLAAAARALGLPVVSPA